Proteins encoded by one window of Nocardia goodfellowii:
- the hrpB gene encoding ATP-dependent helicase HrpB: MNLPELPDLPVRAHLGRITATLAAAQTAVLVAPPGTGKTTLVPLALAAAHAGRIMVAEPRRLAARAAAARMAALLGEQVGATVGYSVRGDRRVGPRTRIEVVTSGLLVRRLQSDPELSGVDVVVLDECHERHLDADLLLALLLDARAGLRPDLRVLATSATVAADRLAALLGDPAPVLEVHGRAFPVDIAYVPALPRERIEAQVARVTRMALADVDGDVLVFLPGAAEIRRTADLLSGLSGVDVVPLHGRLTAAHQDSALRPGTRRRVVLSTAVAESSLTVPGVRAVVDSGVARVPRIDHRRGLSGLATVRVSAAVAEQRAGRAGREAPGRAWRCWPEHEHATLPAYPEPEIRTADLTRLALELACWGTADGQGLAWWDAPPAGGLNAGRAVLRALGAVESNGGVTDRGRRMAVLGLHPRLARALLDGAPVVGARAAAEVVVLLDDDSLSPATDLVAAVRALRREQPARWKREVQRIARLVDGPTAGADDPAYVAALAYPERLARRRAPGSTSYLMAGGTAATLPPGSGLADAEWLAIAGAARDPGRAEGRIRLAASADAELARRAAPNLLGTADEVDWIDGDVVARRVSRLGAIVLSERPLRDPDPALVATAVRRGFALDLLRWEADALALRQRLDFLHRTLGAPWPAVDDAALLANLDSWLGPELATARRRADLTRIDTQQALRRLLPWPEAARFDELAPERLEVPSGSRIRLDYAADPPVLAVKVQEIFGWADTPRLAGGRVPVVLHLLSPAQRPAAVTADLASFWRTGWPQVRADLRGRYPKHAWPEDPAAVTAHRGTARNARPN; encoded by the coding sequence ATGAACCTGCCCGAACTTCCCGATCTCCCGGTCCGAGCGCACCTCGGCCGGATCACCGCCACGCTGGCCGCCGCGCAGACCGCCGTGCTGGTCGCGCCGCCCGGCACCGGGAAGACCACCCTGGTGCCGTTGGCCTTGGCGGCCGCGCACGCCGGGCGGATCATGGTCGCCGAGCCCCGGCGGTTGGCCGCCCGCGCGGCGGCGGCCCGGATGGCGGCGTTGCTGGGCGAGCAGGTGGGCGCGACCGTGGGTTACTCGGTGCGCGGTGATCGCCGCGTCGGGCCGCGGACGCGGATCGAAGTCGTCACCTCCGGGTTGCTGGTCCGCCGATTGCAGAGCGATCCGGAACTGTCCGGCGTGGACGTGGTGGTGCTCGACGAGTGCCACGAACGTCATCTCGACGCCGATCTGCTGCTGGCGTTGCTGCTCGACGCGCGTGCGGGTCTGCGTCCGGACCTGCGCGTGCTGGCCACCTCGGCCACGGTGGCCGCGGACCGCCTGGCTGCGCTGCTGGGCGATCCGGCCCCGGTGCTGGAGGTGCACGGCCGGGCCTTTCCGGTCGATATCGCCTACGTTCCGGCCCTGCCGCGGGAGCGGATCGAAGCCCAGGTCGCCCGCGTCACCCGGATGGCGCTGGCCGACGTCGACGGGGACGTTCTCGTTTTCCTGCCCGGGGCGGCCGAGATCCGGCGCACCGCCGATCTGCTGTCCGGCCTGTCCGGGGTGGATGTGGTGCCACTGCACGGCCGGTTGACGGCCGCGCATCAGGACAGTGCCCTGCGTCCGGGGACGCGCCGTCGGGTCGTCCTGTCCACCGCGGTCGCCGAATCCAGCCTGACCGTGCCCGGGGTGCGCGCGGTGGTGGATTCCGGCGTGGCGCGTGTCCCGCGCATCGATCACCGTCGCGGCCTGTCCGGGCTGGCGACCGTTCGGGTGTCGGCCGCGGTGGCCGAGCAGCGAGCGGGCCGGGCCGGACGGGAGGCGCCGGGGCGGGCCTGGCGGTGCTGGCCGGAGCACGAACACGCGACCTTGCCCGCCTATCCCGAACCGGAGATCCGCACCGCCGATCTGACCCGCCTGGCCTTGGAGCTGGCCTGCTGGGGCACCGCCGACGGGCAGGGGCTGGCCTGGTGGGACGCACCACCGGCCGGTGGCCTGAACGCGGGACGGGCGGTGCTGCGGGCGCTGGGTGCGGTGGAATCCAATGGGGGAGTGACGGATCGAGGGCGCCGGATGGCCGTGCTCGGACTGCATCCGCGGCTGGCGCGGGCACTGCTCGACGGCGCGCCCGTCGTGGGCGCGCGGGCGGCCGCCGAGGTGGTGGTGTTGCTCGATGACGACAGCCTCTCTCCCGCAACGGATCTGGTGGCCGCGGTGCGCGCGCTGCGCCGCGAACAACCGGCGCGCTGGAAGCGAGAGGTGCAGCGGATCGCCCGGCTGGTCGACGGTCCGACCGCGGGTGCGGACGATCCGGCTTATGTTGCCGCGCTTGCCTATCCGGAACGACTCGCTCGTCGCCGCGCACCCGGCTCGACAAGCTATCTGATGGCGGGCGGCACCGCGGCGACACTGCCGCCCGGTTCCGGTCTGGCCGACGCGGAGTGGCTCGCGATCGCCGGCGCCGCCCGGGATCCCGGCCGCGCCGAAGGCCGAATTCGCCTGGCCGCCAGCGCCGATGCGGAACTGGCTCGCCGCGCCGCGCCGAATCTGCTCGGCACCGCGGACGAGGTGGACTGGATCGACGGCGATGTCGTCGCCCGCCGGGTGTCGCGTCTGGGCGCGATCGTGTTGTCCGAGCGCCCTTTACGTGATCCCGATCCAGCGTTGGTCGCCACCGCCGTCCGTCGCGGGTTCGCGCTCGACCTGCTGCGCTGGGAGGCCGACGCGCTCGCGCTGCGGCAGCGGCTGGACTTCCTGCACCGCACCCTCGGTGCGCCCTGGCCCGCTGTCGACGACGCCGCCCTGCTCGCGAATCTCGACAGCTGGCTCGGCCCGGAACTGGCCACCGCCCGCCGCCGGGCCGACCTGACCCGCATCGATACGCAGCAGGCGCTGCGCCGCCTGCTGCCCTGGCCCGAGGCCGCCCGTTTCGACGAACTCGCGCCGGAACGGCTGGAAGTGCCCTCCGGCAGCCGGATTCGCCTCGACTACGCCGCCGACCCGCCTGTTCTCGCGGTCAAAGTCCAGGAGATCTTCGGCTGGGCGGACACCCCGCGCCTTGCCGGTGGCCGAGTGCCGGTCGTGCTGCATCTGCTCTCCCCGGCCCAGCGTCCAGCGGCCGTGACCGCCGACCTCGCCTCTTTCTGGCGCACCGGCTGGCCGCAGGTTCGCGCCGATCTTCGTGGCCGCTACCCCAAGCACGCCTGGCCCGAGGACCCCGCCGCCGTCACCGCTCATCGCGGCACCGCCCGCAATGCCCGCCCGAACTGA